The Lycium barbarum isolate Lr01 chromosome 12, ASM1917538v2, whole genome shotgun sequence genome includes a region encoding these proteins:
- the LOC132623570 gene encoding uncharacterized protein LOC132623570 produces MSYISSLIRHCGTWNNENCYVNFKIDAVVFKEYSTYMDLLQTIATQLKLDTSRTEIYIKYMVEGSNMPMEIHNDMGVRVYVDLKKENKQLAMYPLCITCNDKRLDNCVSDESCIQGEILQLGYTSQFDYMKTVGCVDFASSSYIKDVAIFEKDTNLIIEDKNQKEVVVDQVYKDKNTLKAVMANYAISHRFNFRTERSNAIRYGKRSYSVYNVMYLYCIS; encoded by the coding sequence ATGTCGTATATCTCTTCGTTAATTAGACACTGTGGTACTTGGAATAATGAGAACTGTTATGTGAATTTTAAAATCGATGCTGTTGTTTTCAAGGAGTATTCAACATATATGGATTTGTTACAGACAATTGCAACACAGTTGAAGTTAGACACGTCCAGAACAGAAATATACATCAAATACATGGTGGAGGGTAGTAATATGCCGATGGAAATACACAATGATATGGGTGTCAGAGTTTACGTGGATTTGAAGAAAGAGAATAAACAGTTAGCAATGTATCCTTTGTGCATAACTTGTAATGATAAACGCCTTGACAACTGTGTATCTGATGAAAGTTGTATTCAAGGGGAGATTTTGCAACTTGGATACACAAGTCAGTTCGATTATATGAAAACAGTCGGGTGTGTAGACTTTGCGTCTTCAAGTTATATCAAGGATGTTGCTATATTTGAAAAAGACACCAATCTAATTATCGAAGACAAAAACCAAAAAGAGGTTGTTGTTGATCAAGTCTACAAGGACAAAAATACATTAAAGGCTGTGATGGCAAATTATGCAATTTCACATAGGTTTAATTTTCGTACGGAGAGGTCTAATGCAATAAGGTACGGTAAAAGGTCTTATAGTGTGTATAATGTTATGTATTTATATTGTATAAGTTGA
- the LOC132623571 gene encoding uncharacterized protein LOC132623571, with translation MFLVREFRDKHTCPLKDKVYSQRHATSWLIGGIVKPKVANHKRKYTPNDIADDVLKDFGMDVSYMVAWRAKERAMKDLMGEPAESYNKLPRYLYIMDKTYPGSHIRMRKSHDNEFLYVFIALYAFIKGFECCRPIVVVDGSHLKTAYNGTFVSASTLDGAGNILPLAYGVIDSENDKSWTWFFERFREAYGVRENMCIVSDRHESINKAVCLTYPNVPHYACIWNLWGNVCKNYKKSKDVLSPVFYAMAKAYTQDEFDELMAKVVKADIRVAEYLDLAGREKWARVYASVNRGWTMTSNIAECINRHLVAARELPIFDFLEEVRKMYGRWNYTNRRSGTYTFTTLSKKFQEKLSINEYLCLRMTVEPSIEYVYTVHDGGRCFVVCLKNKTCSCRMFQIDEIPCPHAWAVLKKKNLKADDYCSELFKPETVVKTYDIPVDPLPDEREWKIPTYILEDVVLPPRYKRPPGRPKLKRDKPLRELLIGKKRHACSTCGQLGHNRRSCSFEPRKK, from the exons ATGTTCTTAGTCAGGGAGTTCCGTGACAAGCATACATGTCCGCTAAAGGATAAAGTGTATTCGCAACGGCATGCCACAAGTTGGTTAATAGGAGGGATTGTTAAACCCAAAGTAGCCAACCATAAGAGGAAATACACACCTAATGACATAGCGGATGATGTATTGAAGGACTTTGGCATGGATGTGTCTTACATGGTCGCTTGGCGGGCTAAAGAGAGGGCTATGAAGGACTTAATGGGTGAGCCAGCAGAATCATACAATAAGTTACCCAGATATCTATATATCATGGATAAAACATATCCTGGGTCGCATATACGAATGCGCAAGTCCCATGACAACGAGTTCCTTTATGTTTTTATAGCATTATATGCATTTATCAAGGGCTTTGAGTGTTGTAGACCCATTGTGGTAGTAGACGGGAGCCACCTTAAAACAGCATACAACGGCACATTCGTTTCAGCAAGCACACTAGACGGTGCAG GCAATATACTTCCCTTAGCATATGGTGTGATAGATTCTGAGAATGACAAGTCTTGGACGTGGTTCTTTGAGCGGTTCAGAGAAGCCTATGGAGTTAGAGAGAATATGTGTATCGTATCCGATAGGCATGAAAGCATAAACAAAGCTGTATGTCTAACTTATCCAAATGTTCCGCATTACGCGTGCATATGGAATTTGTGGGGTAACGTATGTAAGAATTACAAGAAGAGTAAAGATGTATTGAGTCCAGTGTTTTATGCAATGGCAAAGGCATACACACAGGATGAATTTGATGAGTTGATGGCGAAGGTTGTTAAGGCAGATATTCGGGTGGCAGAGTATTTGGATTTAGCTGGAAGAGAAAAGTGGGCTAGAGTGTATGCATCTGTTAACCGAGGGTGGACCATGACTTCGAACATAGCAGAGTGTATCAATCGTCACCTTGTAGCGGCAAGAGAACTGCCTATAtttgattttcttgaagaagTTAGGAAGATGTATGGTAGATGGAATTACACTAACCGGAGGAGCGGTACATACACGTTCACAACACTCTCTAAGAAGTTCCAGGAGAAGCTATCAATAAATGAGTATCTATGTTTACGTATGACG GTGGAACCATCAATCGAATATGTGTACACAGTCCATGATGGAGGAAGGTGTTTTGTTGTTTGCTTGAAAAACAAAACTTGCAGTTGTCGTATGTTTCAAATAGATGAAATTCCTTGCCCACATGCTTGGGCtgtattaaaaaagaaaaatctaaAAGCTGATGATTATTGCTCAGAATTGTTCAAACCGGAGACTGTGGTGAAAACATATGATATACCTGTGGATCCTCTCCCTGACGAGCGTGAATGGAAGATTCCCACATACATCTTGGAGGATGTAGTTTTGCCACCAAGATACAAGAGACCGCCCGGTAGGCCGAAGTTGAAGCGTGATAAGCCGTTAAGGGAATTGCTTATTGGTAAAAAAAGACATGCTTGCAGCACTTGTGGACAGCTGGGACACAATAGACGTTCATGTAGTTTTGAGCCTCGGaagaagtga